One Gemmatimonadota bacterium DNA window includes the following coding sequences:
- a CDS encoding ABC transporter ATP-binding protein: MKVVAAKELAKTYSINSRPVSALRGVSLDIDQGEYVAITGPSGSGKSTLLQLLGGLDQPTSGSLELMGTAVEQLSDSELTTLRLTKVGFIFQRFHLMPVLTARENVELPMAEAGASRSARSARARELLAYVGLADRIDHRATQLSGGEMQRVAIARALANRPALILADEPTGELDAVTGDQILGLFDQLHQDGVTVVVVTHDERLAGRAARRVSLLDGRVNKDERAPG; this comes from the coding sequence ATGAAGGTGGTCGCCGCAAAAGAACTGGCGAAAACCTACTCGATCAACAGCCGGCCGGTCTCGGCCCTTCGGGGCGTTTCCCTCGACATCGACCAAGGCGAGTATGTGGCCATCACCGGGCCCTCCGGCAGCGGCAAATCCACCCTGCTGCAACTCCTCGGCGGGCTCGATCAGCCAACCAGCGGGTCGCTTGAACTGATGGGCACCGCCGTCGAGCAACTCTCCGATTCCGAACTCACCACCCTCCGGCTCACCAAAGTCGGGTTCATCTTTCAGCGCTTCCACCTGATGCCGGTCCTCACCGCCCGAGAAAACGTCGAACTTCCGATGGCCGAAGCCGGCGCGTCGCGCTCCGCCCGCTCCGCCCGGGCCCGCGAACTCCTCGCCTATGTCGGCCTGGCAGACCGGATCGACCACCGGGCCACTCAACTCTCTGGCGGGGAAATGCAGCGGGTGGCCATTGCCCGAGCGCTCGCCAATCGCCCCGCCCTCATCCTGGCCGATGAACCCACCGGCGAACTCGATGCCGTGACGGGTGACCAGATTCTCGGTCTGTTCGACCAGCTTCATCAGGACGGGGTAACCGTGGTCGTCGTGACCCACGATGAGCGGTTGGCCGGACGAGCCGCGCGCCGGGTCTCGCTCCTCGATGGTCGAGTTAACAAGGACGAGCGTGCCCCGGGCTGA